The DNA window ACCGGGTACGGCTGCGCCGGCTCCTCGGCCGTCGCGTACGGGCTGGCCTGCCTGGAGCTGGAGGCCGCCGACTCGGGCGTCCGCTCGCTGGTCTCGGTGCAGGGCTCGCTGGCCATGTACGCCATCTGGCGCTACGGCAGCGAGGAGCAGAAGCAGCGCTGGCTGCCGGCGCTGGCTGCCGGCGAGGCGATCGGCTGCTTCGGCCTGACCGAGCCCGACCACGGCTCCGACCCGGCCTCGATGGCCACCCGGGCGCGCCGCGACGGCGACGACTGGGTGCTGCACGGCGGCAAGATGTGGATCACCAACGCGCCGGTCGCGGACGTCGCCGTGATCTGGGCCCGCGCGGACGAGGGCGTGCGCGGCTTCGCCGTACCGATGGACACGCCCGGGGTGTCGGTGCGCGAGATCCGGCGCAAGCTGTCCCTGCGCGCCTCGGCCACCGGCGAGATCACGCTCGACGAGGTGCGGCTCCCGGCCGCCGCCCGGCTGCCCGAGGCCGTCGGGCTCAAGGCCCCGCTGAGCTGCCTGACCGAGGCCCGGCACGGCATCGTCTGGGGCGCGCTCGGCGCGGCCCGCGACTGCCTGGAGACCACCCTGGCGTACGCGACCACGCGCACCCAGTTCGGCCGGCCGCTGGCCGGCTTCCAGCTCACCCAGGCCAAGCTCGCCGACATGGCGGTCGAGTGGCAGAAGGGCTACCTGCTGGCGCTGCGGCTGGGCCGGCTCGCCGACGCGGGACGGCTGCGCCCCGAGCAGGTCAGCGTGGGCAAGCTGAACAACGTCCGGGAGGCGCTGGACATCGCCCGGCAGTGCCGCACGATCCTCGGCGCGAACGGGATCTCCGGCGAGTACCCGGTGCTGCGGCACGCGAACAACCTGGAGAGCGTGCTCACCTACGAGGGCACCTCGGAGATCCACCAACTGGTGATCGGGCAGCGGCTGACGGGGCTGTCCGCGTTCGCCTGACCAGGGCCTCCGCGCGGGGGTGGCGGCTGGGCGCGCGACTGTCGCACCGGGGACGTACCGTCATCGACAGGGCGACGTGTCCTGATCGAGGATGGTGAGCGCTATGTCCCCTGACGGCAGTTCCCAGGAGCCCGCCCACGAGCCTGCCCGGCCGCCCTCCGGGCCGGCCCGTGGGCTCCTCCTGGCGCTCGGTGCCGCCGCCCTCGCGGTGGTGGTGCTGCTCGGTGCGCAGGCCACCGGGGTCTTCCCCCAGTTCCGCAACCCGTTCGCCAAGGAGCAGACCGACCGGACCCAGCCGCCGCTGCTGAAGTCGATCCAGGACCTCAGCCGGTACGTGGCCGCCGAGGGCAACTTCCAGGTGGTCGTCGACCTGCAGAACGACCGGAACAACATCCCGGAGTTCCTGCTCAACCAGCGCACCCTCTTCGTGGGGGCGGGCAGCGTCGAGGCGTACGTGGACTTCGGCAGGATCTCCGAGGGCGCGGTGGTGGAGTCGGCCGATCGCAAGTCCGTCGAGGTCAAGCTGCCGGCGCCGCAGCTCGGCCAGGTCAACCTCGACATGGAGAAGAGCTACGTCTTCGCGGAGCAGCGGGGGCTGCTCAACCGCATCACCGACCTGGTCAAGGGCGACCCGAACCGGCAGCAGCAGGTGTACCGGATGGCCGAGGAGCGGATCTCCGCCGCCGCCCGGGACAGCGGGCTGGGCGCCCGCGCCGAGGAGAACACCCGCAAGATGCTGGAGGGCCTGCTGCGTTCCCTCGGCTACGAGAAGGTGACCGTCACCTACACCGCGCCCTGACGTCCCGGGCGTGATGCCACTGACGCGAAGCGCCCGCCCCGGCCGTCCGGGGCGGGCGCTTCCGGTCGGGGATCAGTAGCGGGCGGCGGGGTGCCGGTCCTCGTTGGGCATCAGCACCCACAGAACCAGGTAGACGATCACCTGGGTGCCCGGCAGCAGCAGCGACAGCAGGAACAGCAGCCGGACCAGGTTGGCGGAGGTGTTGAACCGACGGGCCAGGCCGACGCAGACGCCGGCGAGCATGCGCCCCTCGCGGGGCCGGACCAGTTTGCGACTCATCGTCGTACTCCCACTCTGCGGCGTTCCGCCGCTTCTGCCACCAACGGTAGAAACGCCCCACCAGTCCGCCCTCCGTCCTGAGGGGGATTTCGGGTACGCCGACCCGTAGGTGCATACCCCGCCGGCTGATCGGCCCTTGCTCGCGGCCGGCGGGGTCCGGCGGCGGGGCCGGAGCTTCTGCGGTGCGGACGCTGTGGAGCTGCCCCGTCCGTGCTACCGCTGCCGACGAGCCCACCCGCCGCCTCACTGCCGCGCTGAGCGGAGGCCCGGCCGTGGCCGCTGTGGGCTGCGCGCGGGTCCGGTCCGGCCGTCACCGCTGCCCCATCCATGCGGGCAGCTCCATAGCGGCGGTGGTGAGGTGTACCGCCCGCCCCGGCGACGTCCCTGCCCTGTCTGTGCGGGCAGTTCCACACCGCGGTCGGTCGGGTGTCGGCATCCTGGCGGGGGAGGGAGAATGGGCTGGTCAGGCCGGGCGACCACGGGTCGGGGCGGGTAGGCTCGCCGGTCGGCTGCCCGCATCCGGGCGGCGGTGGGACGGGCGCCCCGACCGGGCGGCCGCGACCGGGCCGGGCCCGCACCCGGGCACGACGGCGAGGAAGTGCAGGATGATCAGCGTTTTCGACCTCTTCAGCGTGGGCATCGGGCCGTCCAGCTCGCACACCGTGGGCCCGATGCGGGCCGCGCGGACCTTCGTCGCGGGGCTCAAGGCCGACGGGCTGCTCTCCTCGGCCGTACGGGTGCAGGCGGAGCTGTTCGGGTCGCTCGGCGCCACGGGCCATGGCCACGGCAGCGACCGCGCGGTGCTGCTCGGGCTGGAGGGGGAGGCGCCGGAGACGGTCGACACCGACTCCGTCGAGGCCCGGGTCGCCCGGGTACGCGCCGACCGGCGGCTGAGCCTGCTCGGCGCCCACGAGGTCGACTTCGACCCGAACCGGGACCTGGTGCTGCACCGGCGGCGCTCGCTGCCGTACCACCCGAACGGGATGACCTTCGCCGCGTACGACGAGACGGGCGCGGAGCTGCGGGCGCGTACCTACTACTCCGTCGGCGGCGGGTTCGTGGTCGACGAGGCGGCGGCCGGGGCGGACCGGATCAAGCCCGACGACACCCGCGTCCGGTACCCGTTCCTCACCGGCGCCGAGCTGCTGGCGGTGACCACCGGCAACGGGCTGTCGATCAGCCAGGTGATGCTCGCCAACGAGCGGTCCTGGCGTGGCGAGGCGGACGTGCGGGCCGGACTGCTGGGCATCTGGCGGGTGATGCGGGAGTGCGTCGAGCGGGGCTGCGAGCGCGACGGCGTACTCCCCGGCGGGTTGAAGGTCCGGCGGCGCGCGGCGGAGCTGCGGCGCAGCCTGGAGGCGGACGGCACCGCCGACCCGCTGCGGGCGATGGACTGGGTGACACTGTTCGCGCTCGCGGTCAACGAGGAGAACGCGGCCGGCGGCCGGGTGGTCACCGCGCCGACGAACGGCGCGGCCGGCATCATCCCGGCGGTGCTGCACTACTACACCCGGTTCGTGCCCGGGGCGTCGGACGAGGGCGTGGTCCGGTTCCTGCTGGCGGCCGGCGCGATCGGCGTGCTGTTCAAGGAGAACGCCTCGATCTCCGGGGCGGAGGTGGGCTGTCAGGGCGAGGTCGGCTCGGCCTGCTCGATGGCCGCCGCCGGGCTGGCCGAGGCGCTGGGCGGCACCCCCGCGCAGGTGGAGAACGCGGCCGAGATCGGTATGGAGCACAACCTCGGCCTGACCTGCGACCCCGTCGGCGGCCTCGTGCAGATCCCCTGCATCGAGCGGAACGCGGTGGCCGGCATCAAGGCGATCACCGCCGCGCGGCTGGCGCTGCGCGGTGACGGCGTGCACGCCGTCTCGTTGGACAAGGTGATCAAGACGATGCGCGAGACGGGCGCCGACATGAAGATCAAGTACAAGGAGACGGCGCGGGGCGGCCTCGCCGTCAACGTGATCGAGTGCTGAGTCCGGCGGAGCCGGGCGGGCCCGGCTGTTAGCCTGTTGCCCGTTCAGGAGGAGGCGACGGTGACGTCTGGCGTCGGGGCGTTGTGGTCGCACCGCAACTCCCTGCGCATCCTCGTCAAGCGCGACCTCGCGGTGAAGTACCAGCAGTCGCTGCTCGGATACCTCTGGTCACTGATCGAGCCGCTCGGCATGGGCGCGATCTACTTCTTCGTCTTCGGGGTCCTCTACTCCGGTGACACCAGCCGCCACCTCGGGCAGGCCGCCGCGTCGTACCCGCTGTACCTGATCACCGGCATCTTCGCCTGGATGTGGACCAGCTCCGCGCTGAGTGAGGCGACGAACGCGCTCACCGGGCAGGCCCGGCTGATCACCACGATGAACGTCCCGCGCCAGGTCTTCCCGATCGGGCGGATCACCGGCCGGTTCGCCGAGTACGCCGCCGGCCTGCCGATCCTGGCCGCCATCGCCGCGGTGTACGCCGCGCAGGGGAAAATCCACCCCGGCTGGTCGCTGCTGGCCCTGCCGCTCGCCGTCGTCGTGCAGGGAGTGCTGCTGGTCGGGCTGGCGCTGCTGCTGTCGGCGGCGAACGTGCTGATGCGCGACATCGAGCGGTTCATGCGGCTGGTGATCCGGCTGCTCTTCTACGCCACCCCGATCATCTATCCGCTCAGCCTGGTGCGGGAGTCCGCGGCGCCGGGCTGGGTGAAGCTCGCGTACGAGCTGAATCCGCTGGTCGGGATCTTCCAGCTGCACCACGCGATCTGGTACCCGGACCAGTTCCCGGACGCCCGGCTGCTGGCCACCTCGATCACGCTGAGCCTGCTCGTGCTGCTCGCCGGCTGGTGGGCGTTCCGCCGGCTCGAACCCGCCGTGCTCAAGGAGCTGTGATGGCCGAGCCGATCATCGAGGCGGACGGCCTCGGCATCCGGTTCGTCCGCAACCGCCGCCGGCAGCTGCGGCTGCGCGAGTTCTTCATCCACCGCGGCGGCCGGTCCGCCTCGTCCGGCCAGTTCTGGCCGCTGCGGGACGTCTCGTTCCGGATCGCGGCGGGCGAGACCGTCGGCGTGATCGGCCGCAACGGCACCGGCAAGAGCACCCTGCTGCGGCTGATCGCCGGGGTGCTCATCCCCGACGAGGGGCGGATCCGGGTCCGGGAACGGGTGGCGCCGCTGCTGGAGCTGTCGGCCGGCTTCTCCAACGACCTGACCGGACGGGAGAACCTGTATCTCGTCGGCGGGCTGCACGGGCTGTCGTCGGGCTACCTGCGGCGGCACTTCGACGAGATCGTCTCCTTCGCCGGCGAACAGGTGGAGCGGGCCATCGACACGGCGGTCCGGCACTACTCGTCGGGCATGAAGGTTCGGCTGGGCTTCGCCATCATCTCCCACCTGCCGCACCCGATCCTGCTCATGGACGAGGTGACCGCGGTCGGGGACGCGGAGTTCCGGCGGAAGTGCTATGCGACGATCGACCGATTGCTCGGGGAGGGGCGCACACTGGTGCTGGTGTCACACAACGAGAAGGATCTGACCCGGTTCTGCCGTCGAGGGCTGTACCTAGACGCCGGGCGGCTGACCGTCGACGGGACGATCGCCGAGGCGTTGGACGCGTACCACACCGCGGTCCCGCGGTGACGCTCGCGATCGTGCTCGCCGTCGGGGATCCGGCCGCGGGCCTGCCGACGAGCGACGGGCGCGCGCTCGCGGACCGGCTGGCCGACCAGTGGCGCCGGGCCGGGGCGACGCAGGTGCGGCACGCCGCCTGCCTGACGGAGGTGGCCGCCCTCGTGGACGCCGCCACCGGGCCGGTCGTCGTCAGCGGGGCGGACCTGGTGGCGCACACCGCCGTACTGCGGCACCTGGCCACCAGTCCGGTCGGGCCGACGGTGGCGCTCGTGCTGACCGACCCGCCGGCCCCGGGGCAGGCCGCCGTGCGCGAGGAGCGCGGCCAGGTGGTCGAGGCAGGGCCGGCCGGCCGGCTCGACGGCGCGACCGGGGTGTTCGGCGGCGCGCTGCGGGTGGGCGCCGACGACCTCCCGGTGCTCGCCGCCGCCGCCCGGGCCGCCGCCGCCCGGGCCGCCGCCGTGGCCGCCGGGTCGGCCGCCTCGGCCGGTCCGTCGGCCGAGCCGGCAGAGCCCGCCGTGGACCGGCTGTTCGCCGGCCTCGCCGCGCTCGGCACCCTGACCTTCGCCCACCGGGTACGCCTGCTCGTCGCCCACCGGGTCGCCGACCCGGCCGGGCTGGCCGCCGCCGAGGCGGCCCTGGCGGGGGTCGACGAGGACCGGGTCGAGCTGCGGCTGTCGGTCAAGGAGAAGGACGACTTCTTCACGACCTTCTTCGTCAGCACCTGGTCCCCGTACGTGACGAAGGCCGCGGCCCGGCTCGGGCTCGGCCCGACGGCGGTCACCATGATCTCGGTGGCGTTCGCGGTGGCCGCCGCGGCGCTGTTCGCCGTCGGCGGCGGGCGGCCCGCGCTGGTCGCCGGCGCGGTCCTGCTCTACCTCGGCTTCGTGCTGGACTGCGTGGACGGGCAGGTGGCCCGCTACACCCGGCACTTCAGCGCCTGGGGAGGCTGGCTGGACACCATGGCCGACCGGGCCAAGGAATACATGGTCTACGCGGGCCTCGGCTTCGGGGCGACCCACGCCGGGTTCCGGTACGGCTGGGCGCTGGCGATCGCCGCGATCACGCTGCAGACCGTCCGGCACATGACCGACACCTGGTACGGGGTGCTGCACGACGAGGCGGCCCGCCGGCCGAAGACGGTCGGTGCCGGGGGCGGCGGGATCGGCGACCGGCTGAACGCCGCGTCGACCCGGGTGCAGGCGGACACGGGGTCGCTGTCGTACTGGCTGAAGCGGACCGTCGTGTTCCCGATCGGGGAGCGCTGGGCGCTGATCGCGCTGACCGTGGCGCTGTTCGGCCCGCGGGTCAGCCTGATCGCGGTGCTGGTCTGGGGGGTGCTCGCGTTCGCGTACACCGGGGCGCTGCGTACCCTGCGGGCCCGCTGGATGTGGGTGCCGGTGCTGGACACGGTGGACGCGACCCTGCACCGCGACGACGGCCCGCTGGCCGCCCGGCTGCCGGCGCTGCGTCCGATGGGCCCGCTGACGCTGGCGGTCATCGGCGCGCTGGGCCCGGCGGCGCTGCTGGTGGCGGCCCTGCTGCGGGCGAGCGGCGACGGCGACCCGGCCGGACTGCGCTGGTGGCTGCCGGTGGCCCTGCTGGTGCTGCTGCTCGCCGGCCTGGGCGCCGGGGCGGCGCACAACGGGCCGCTGGACTGGCTGGTGCCGGCGGCGCTGCGGGCCGGGGAGTACCTGTTCGCGATCGCGGTCGGCGTGGTCGGCGGCGTCCCGGCCTGGCTGGTCTTCGGGTACGTCCTCGTGCTCACCCTGCACCACTACGACCTGACGGCGCGGCTGGAGAAGCGCCAGGCGGCCCCGCCGCTGCACGGCGCGACGCTCGGCTGGGACGGACGCTCGGTGCTGCTGGCCGTGGCCGCGATCGCCGGTTTCGCGGGGATCGCCACGGCTACACTCGGTGCGTACCTGCTCGTGGTCTTTGTCGGGAGTGTGGTCCTGGCCTGGGTCGTCCTGCCCGCGCGCGCCCGGCGGGCCGCGGGCGCCCCGGCGGTCGGAGGTGTCCGCTCCCCGGGCTGACGGAGGGGCCGGGCGATGCCGCTGATCAGCTTCGTCGTACCGGCCTTCCGGGTGCAGGCGTACCTGCGCGAGTGCCTTGACTCGATCCTCGGGCAGCCGGTCGGCGACGTCGAGGTGATCGGTGTCGACGACCACTCGCCGGACGGCAGCGGCGACATCCTCGCCGAGTACGCGGACCGCGACCACCGGGTCCGCGCCGTCCGGCTGCCGCGCAACGTCGGCCTGGGTCCGGCCCGCAACGCCGGGCTGGACCTGGCCGCCGGCGAGTACGTCTGGTTCGTCGACGGCGACGACTGGCTGGCCCCGGACTGCCTGCCGGAGGTGGCCGCCCGGCTCCGCGCCACCCGCCCCGACGTGCTGCTCGTCGACCACGTGCGGGTGCACTGGGACAACCGGGTCGTGGACAGCGCGCTGGCCGAGGTGTTCCCGGACCCGCCGGGGCCGGAGACGTTCCGGCTGCGCGAGCGGCCGGAGGCGATGCGCCTGCTGCACACGGCGTGGAACCGGCTGGTCCGCCGGCGGTTCCTGGCGGAGCTCGGGCTGCGCTTCCCGCCCGGCTGGTACGAGGACGTGCCGTTCAGCTACCCCGTGCTGATGGCCGCCGAGCGGATCGGGGTGCTGGACCGGGTCTGCCTGAACTACCGGCAGCGCCGGGCGGGGGCGATCACCCGCACCCGGGGGAACCGGCACTTCGAGGTGTTCGCCCAGTGGCACCGGGTGTTCGCGCTGATGGACGAGTGGGGGATCGAGGACCTGCGCCCGGCGGTCTTCGAGCGGATGATCTGGCACTACCTCACGGTGCTCGGCAACGGCGACCGGATCGCCCCCGAGTTGCGGCCCGCGTTCTTCGCCCGGATCACCGCCGACCACGCCCGCTGGCGGCCGCCCGCCGGCTGCCCCGTACCGGACGGGGTGGACGGGCTCAAGCACCGACTGGTCGCCGCCGGCCGGTGGCGTACGTTCAGCGCGTTGCGGGCGGCCGCCCAGGCCGGGGACGCGGCCCGGCGGCAGGCCCGCCGGCTGGCGCCGGTGGCCCGCCGGACCGCCCGGCTGGGCCGGGACGCGGTGCTGCGCGAGTACTACCGGGCCGAACTGGCCCGGCCGATCGACCCGACGCTGGCCGTGTACGCCGCGTACTGGTACCGCGGCTACGCCTGCAACCCCGCCGCCGTCTACGAGGCGGCCCGCCGGCTGGCCCCACAGGTGCGCGGGGTGTGGGTCGTACGGCGGGACCGGCTGGACTCGCTGCCGCCGGGCGTGGAGTACGTGGTGGCCGGCAGCCTGGCGTACCACCGGGCGCTGGCGCGGGCGAGATGGCTGGTCAACAACGTCAACTTCCCGGACTTCGTGCGCAAGCGGCCGGGCTCGGTGCACGTGCAGACCCACCACGGCACCCCGGTCAAGGTGATGGGGCTGGACCAGCAGCGGTACCCCGTCGGCGCGGTCGGCATGGACTTCGCCGACCTGCTGCGCCGGGTGGACCGCTGGGACTTCAGCGTCTCGTCGAACGCCTTCTCCACGCAGATGTGGGAGCGGGCGTACCCGGCCGCGTACACCACGCTGGAGGTCGGGTACCCGCGCAACGACCGGCTGGTCACCGCCGGCCCCGACGAGGTACGCGAGGTGCGGACCCGGCTCGGTCTCGCCCCCGGCGAGCGGGTCGCACTGTACGCCCCGACGCACCGTGAACACCTGCCCGGCTACCGGCCGCCGTTCGACCCAGGGCTGCTGCTGGACGTGCTCGGCCCGGCCGGGCGGCTGCTGGTGCGCAGCCACTACTTCCACGACCGGGGCCGGCGTAGCCGGGGCGTCGGGCCGGTGCTGCGCGCCGGCGGCACGAGGGTGCTGGACGTCAGCGACCACGACCGGGTCGAGGACCTGTACCTCGCCGCCGACCTGCTGATCACCGACTACTCGTCCGCCATGTTCGACTACGCCGTGCTGGACCGGCCGATCGTCGTCTACGCGCCCGACTGGGAGGCGTACCGGCTGGCCCGGGGCGTCTACTTCGACCTGCTCGGCGAGCCGCCGGGCGCGGTGGCGACCAGCTTTCCCGCCCTGCTCGACCTGTTCCGCTCGGGGGCGGTCCACTCCGACGCCGCGGACGCCGCCCGGCGGCGGTTCCGGGCGAGGTTCTGCGGCCTGGACGACGGGTATGCCGCCGAGCGGGTGGTCCGCCGGGTCTTCCTCGGCGAGCCGGCCTGACCTCACGGTCCTCACGGACGGTCAGGGTCGGCGTAATAGGTCCGTTACGGGTTGAACATGGCACGTTCACCCGATGCGCGAGGCGCATGGTACCGGTCACATTCTTTCGGGGTTCGGCCGACGAGCTGTGGGAGGTGACGGTGACCACCGTCGCGCTCAAGGATGTGACCAAGGTGTTTCCGGACGGGACCGTCGCCGTGGACGCCGTCAACCTGGACGTCAACGACGGTGAGTTCTTGGTTCTGCTCGGCCCGTCCGGGTGCGGGAAGTCCACCGTGCTGCGGATGATCGCGGGCCTGGAGGACCCCAGCTCCGGCGCCGTGCTGCTCGACGGCGAGCTGGCGAACGACGTGCCGCCCCGGGACCGGAAGATCGCCATGGTCTTCCAGGACTTCGCGCTGTACCCGCACATGTCGGTGGAGGAGAACCTCGCCTTCCCGCTCCGGCTGGCCGGGGTCGATCCGGCGCCGCGCGGCGAGCGGGTCTCCGACGTGGCCAGCGCGCTGGGCATCGGCGACATGCTGGCCCGCAAGCCCAGCCAGCTCTCCGGCGGGCAGCGGCAGCGGGTGGCCATGGGGCGGGCCATCGTCCGGCGGCCCGGCCTGTTCCTGATGGACGAGCCGCTGTCCAACCTCGACAGCGGCCTGCGCGCGGAGCTGCGGGCGGAGATCTCCGGGCTGACCCGCGAGTTGGGCGTCACCACCATCTACGTCACGCACGACCAGGCCGAGGCGCTGACCATGGCCGACCGGGTGGCCATCATGCGTCGCGGCGTGCTCCAGGACGTCGGCACGCCCACCCAGGTGTACGGGCGCCCGGCCACCCTCTACGTCGCCGCGTTCCTCGGCAGCCCACGGATGAACCTGCTGGAGGCGTCGGTCTACGTCCACCTCGACCGGTACGTCGCGCTCCACCTCGGCGAGCAGGCGCTCTACCTGCCCTGGAACGACATCCGCAGCCGGGCGGTCGCGCACTACCACGGCGAGCGGATCGTGGTCGGCATGCGCGCCGAGGCGCTCACCCCGGTCTCCCCGGAGGCCCCCGGCGACGTGCTCCGCGGCCGTATCCGCTACCTGGAGCACCACGGACACGAGTCGCTGGCCTTCGTCGACATCGGGGCCACCGCCGTCGTGGTCGACGAGATGGCCGGCCCGGTCGACGGGGCCCCGGGCGGGCAGCGCGGCCTGCGGCGCTTCGGCCAGGTCGTGCAGCGGATCACCGGTCGGGGCGCCGACCTGCCCGGCGAGCCGGCCCACGCCAGCCCCGGACGAGCGTGCTCAGCGACCCGGGCCGGCACCACCGACGCGCGGCGGAGCTGGCGGTGCGGCTCGCGCCGTACCCGGCCGTCTCCCCGGGGCACCCGCTGGCCCTCACCGTACGCATGGACGCCCTGCACTTCTTCGACGAGCGCGGGGACCGGATCGACGTCGGCTGGCGCTGAGCCGCGGAGCGGGGTGGCGGGCCCCGGCGACGGCCCCTTGCCCGCCAAGTTACCGAAGAGTAGCGTGCGGGCATGACCATCGACTCGCGTCA is part of the Micromonospora olivasterospora genome and encodes:
- a CDS encoding acyl-CoA dehydrogenase family protein; amino-acid sequence: MTPLDLLDLDSLLDDEERQIRDVARQLVADRVRPHVADWYEEGRVPARELAREFGKLGLLGMHLTGYGCAGSSAVAYGLACLELEAADSGVRSLVSVQGSLAMYAIWRYGSEEQKQRWLPALAAGEAIGCFGLTEPDHGSDPASMATRARRDGDDWVLHGGKMWITNAPVADVAVIWARADEGVRGFAVPMDTPGVSVREIRRKLSLRASATGEITLDEVRLPAAARLPEAVGLKAPLSCLTEARHGIVWGALGAARDCLETTLAYATTRTQFGRPLAGFQLTQAKLADMAVEWQKGYLLALRLGRLADAGRLRPEQVSVGKLNNVREALDIARQCRTILGANGISGEYPVLRHANNLESVLTYEGTSEIHQLVIGQRLTGLSAFA
- a CDS encoding DUF4230 domain-containing protein → MSPDGSSQEPAHEPARPPSGPARGLLLALGAAALAVVVLLGAQATGVFPQFRNPFAKEQTDRTQPPLLKSIQDLSRYVAAEGNFQVVVDLQNDRNNIPEFLLNQRTLFVGAGSVEAYVDFGRISEGAVVESADRKSVEVKLPAPQLGQVNLDMEKSYVFAEQRGLLNRITDLVKGDPNRQQQVYRMAEERISAAARDSGLGARAEENTRKMLEGLLRSLGYEKVTVTYTAP
- a CDS encoding PspC domain-containing protein, which gives rise to MSRKLVRPREGRMLAGVCVGLARRFNTSANLVRLLFLLSLLLPGTQVIVYLVLWVLMPNEDRHPAARY
- a CDS encoding L-serine ammonia-lyase gives rise to the protein MISVFDLFSVGIGPSSSHTVGPMRAARTFVAGLKADGLLSSAVRVQAELFGSLGATGHGHGSDRAVLLGLEGEAPETVDTDSVEARVARVRADRRLSLLGAHEVDFDPNRDLVLHRRRSLPYHPNGMTFAAYDETGAELRARTYYSVGGGFVVDEAAAGADRIKPDDTRVRYPFLTGAELLAVTTGNGLSISQVMLANERSWRGEADVRAGLLGIWRVMRECVERGCERDGVLPGGLKVRRRAAELRRSLEADGTADPLRAMDWVTLFALAVNEENAAGGRVVTAPTNGAAGIIPAVLHYYTRFVPGASDEGVVRFLLAAGAIGVLFKENASISGAEVGCQGEVGSACSMAAAGLAEALGGTPAQVENAAEIGMEHNLGLTCDPVGGLVQIPCIERNAVAGIKAITAARLALRGDGVHAVSLDKVIKTMRETGADMKIKYKETARGGLAVNVIEC
- a CDS encoding ABC transporter permease, whose protein sequence is MTSGVGALWSHRNSLRILVKRDLAVKYQQSLLGYLWSLIEPLGMGAIYFFVFGVLYSGDTSRHLGQAAASYPLYLITGIFAWMWTSSALSEATNALTGQARLITTMNVPRQVFPIGRITGRFAEYAAGLPILAAIAAVYAAQGKIHPGWSLLALPLAVVVQGVLLVGLALLLSAANVLMRDIERFMRLVIRLLFYATPIIYPLSLVRESAAPGWVKLAYELNPLVGIFQLHHAIWYPDQFPDARLLATSITLSLLVLLAGWWAFRRLEPAVLKEL
- a CDS encoding ABC transporter ATP-binding protein; protein product: MAEPIIEADGLGIRFVRNRRRQLRLREFFIHRGGRSASSGQFWPLRDVSFRIAAGETVGVIGRNGTGKSTLLRLIAGVLIPDEGRIRVRERVAPLLELSAGFSNDLTGRENLYLVGGLHGLSSGYLRRHFDEIVSFAGEQVERAIDTAVRHYSSGMKVRLGFAIISHLPHPILLMDEVTAVGDAEFRRKCYATIDRLLGEGRTLVLVSHNEKDLTRFCRRGLYLDAGRLTVDGTIAEALDAYHTAVPR
- a CDS encoding DUF5941 domain-containing protein, producing MTLAIVLAVGDPAAGLPTSDGRALADRLADQWRRAGATQVRHAACLTEVAALVDAATGPVVVSGADLVAHTAVLRHLATSPVGPTVALVLTDPPAPGQAAVREERGQVVEAGPAGRLDGATGVFGGALRVGADDLPVLAAAARAAAARAAAVAAGSAASAGPSAEPAEPAVDRLFAGLAALGTLTFAHRVRLLVAHRVADPAGLAAAEAALAGVDEDRVELRLSVKEKDDFFTTFFVSTWSPYVTKAAARLGLGPTAVTMISVAFAVAAAALFAVGGGRPALVAGAVLLYLGFVLDCVDGQVARYTRHFSAWGGWLDTMADRAKEYMVYAGLGFGATHAGFRYGWALAIAAITLQTVRHMTDTWYGVLHDEAARRPKTVGAGGGGIGDRLNAASTRVQADTGSLSYWLKRTVVFPIGERWALIALTVALFGPRVSLIAVLVWGVLAFAYTGALRTLRARWMWVPVLDTVDATLHRDDGPLAARLPALRPMGPLTLAVIGALGPAALLVAALLRASGDGDPAGLRWWLPVALLVLLLAGLGAGAAHNGPLDWLVPAALRAGEYLFAIAVGVVGGVPAWLVFGYVLVLTLHHYDLTARLEKRQAAPPLHGATLGWDGRSVLLAVAAIAGFAGIATATLGAYLLVVFVGSVVLAWVVLPARARRAAGAPAVGGVRSPG
- a CDS encoding bifunctional glycosyltransferase/CDP-glycerol:glycerophosphate glycerophosphotransferase; amino-acid sequence: MPLISFVVPAFRVQAYLRECLDSILGQPVGDVEVIGVDDHSPDGSGDILAEYADRDHRVRAVRLPRNVGLGPARNAGLDLAAGEYVWFVDGDDWLAPDCLPEVAARLRATRPDVLLVDHVRVHWDNRVVDSALAEVFPDPPGPETFRLRERPEAMRLLHTAWNRLVRRRFLAELGLRFPPGWYEDVPFSYPVLMAAERIGVLDRVCLNYRQRRAGAITRTRGNRHFEVFAQWHRVFALMDEWGIEDLRPAVFERMIWHYLTVLGNGDRIAPELRPAFFARITADHARWRPPAGCPVPDGVDGLKHRLVAAGRWRTFSALRAAAQAGDAARRQARRLAPVARRTARLGRDAVLREYYRAELARPIDPTLAVYAAYWYRGYACNPAAVYEAARRLAPQVRGVWVVRRDRLDSLPPGVEYVVAGSLAYHRALARARWLVNNVNFPDFVRKRPGSVHVQTHHGTPVKVMGLDQQRYPVGAVGMDFADLLRRVDRWDFSVSSNAFSTQMWERAYPAAYTTLEVGYPRNDRLVTAGPDEVREVRTRLGLAPGERVALYAPTHREHLPGYRPPFDPGLLLDVLGPAGRLLVRSHYFHDRGRRSRGVGPVLRAGGTRVLDVSDHDRVEDLYLAADLLITDYSSAMFDYAVLDRPIVVYAPDWEAYRLARGVYFDLLGEPPGAVATSFPALLDLFRSGAVHSDAADAARRRFRARFCGLDDGYAAERVVRRVFLGEPA